The window TGGCACAGCGGCTCCGGGTGAGCGCACGGACGATCCGGCGCGACATCGAGCGGCTGCGGGAGCTCGGCTACCCGGTGGAGGCCACGCTGGGCGCCGAGGGCGGGTACCGGCTGGTGGCGGGGGCGGCGATGCCGCCGCTGCTCCTCGACGACGAGGAGGCCGTGGCGATCGCGGTGGGGCTGCGGGCGGGGGCCGGGCACGCGATCGAGGGGGTCGAGGAGGCCTCCGTACGGGCCCTGGCGAAGCTGGAGCAGGTCCTGCCCTCGCGGCTGCGGCACCGGGTGAGCGCGCTGCAGTCGGCCACGATCGCGCTGACGCGGGGGGACGGGGCGAGCGTGGACCCGCGGACGCTGACGGTGATGGCCGGGGCGGTGGCCGGGCCGGAGCGGCTGCGGTTCGCCTACCGGGCGGGGAACGGGGCCGAGACGCGGCGGCTGGTGGAGCCTTACCGGCTGGTGAGCACGGGGAGCCGGTGGTACCTGGTCGCCTACGACCTGGAGCGGGAGGACTGGCGGACCTTCCGGGTGGACCGGGTCGACGAGGCGTTCGCCACGGGAGCCCGGTTCACACGGCGGGAGCTGCCGATGGAGGCGGAGGAGTTCGTGCGGCGGGGGCTGCGGGGCGGGGAGAAGCAGCCCTACCGGGTGGAGGTCGGCTTCGCGGCGGGCCCGGAGGAGCTGCCGGCCTGGCTGCGGGCCGCGGCCCTGCCGGGCGACGGGGAGGAGACCTCGGTGCGCTTCGAGAGTGCGGACGCACCGGAGTGGATGGCGGCGCGGCTCGCCCTGACGGGGCTGCCGTTCACCGTGCGGGAGCCGGCGGAGCTGCGGGCGGCGGCCGGGGCGCTGGCCGCCCGGCTCGCCGGGGCGGTGGCGGGACCTGCCTGACGGGGCACGGACGACCGGGCCATTCCGGTCGGGCGGTCGGGCGGTCGGGCGGGGTCGCCCCGGGCCGGGGCAGGAGAGAGCCCCGGCGCCTGGGGGGGGATAGGCACCGGGGCTCGTATGGGGGCGGAGGCTCTCAGGCCACCGCGTCGAAGCCGGTGTCGCGCGCCATCTTCTTCAGCTCCAGCAGCGCGTGCTTCTCGATCTGGCGGATCCGCTCCCGGGTGAGGCCGTGCTGCTTGCCGACCTCCGTCAGGGTCCGCTCCCGGCCGTCGTCGATGCCGTACCGCATCTTGATGATCGACGCGGTGCGCTGGTCGAGCTTGCCCAGCAGGTCCTCCAGCTCCTCGCTGCGCAGCAGCGAGAGCACGGACTGCTCGGGCGAGATCGCAGAGGTGTCCTCCAGGAGGTCACCGAACTGGGTGTCGCCGTCGTCGTCGACCGCCATGTTCAGGCTGACCGGGTCGCGCGCCCAGTCCAGTACGTCTCCCACGCGCTTCTCCGTCGTGTCCAGCTCGGCGGCGATCTCGGCGTGCTCCGGATCGCGGCCGTTCTCCCGGTTGAACTCGCGCTGGACGCGGCGGATCCGGCCGAGCTCCTCGACCAGGTGAACGGGGAGGCGGATGGTGCGGGACTGGTCCGCGATGGACCGGGTGATCGCCTGGCGGATCCACCACGTGGCGTACGTGGAGAACTTGAAGCCCTTGGCGTAGTCGAACTTCTCGACCGCGCGGACCAGGCCCGCGTTGCCCTCCTGGATCAGGTCGAGGAGGGGCAGGCCGCTGCGCGGATAGCGCCGGGCGACGGCCACGACGAGGCGGAGATTGGACCGGATGAAGACTTCCTTGGCGTGCTCGCCCTCGACGGCCAGCACTTCC is drawn from Streptomyces sp. NBC_01232 and contains these coding sequences:
- a CDS encoding helix-turn-helix transcriptional regulator, with protein sequence MTDTPARLLSLLSLLQTPREWPGSELAQRLRVSARTIRRDIERLRELGYPVEATLGAEGGYRLVAGAAMPPLLLDDEEAVAIAVGLRAGAGHAIEGVEEASVRALAKLEQVLPSRLRHRVSALQSATIALTRGDGASVDPRTLTVMAGAVAGPERLRFAYRAGNGAETRRLVEPYRLVSTGSRWYLVAYDLEREDWRTFRVDRVDEAFATGARFTRRELPMEAEEFVRRGLRGGEKQPYRVEVGFAAGPEELPAWLRAAALPGDGEETSVRFESADAPEWMAARLALTGLPFTVREPAELRAAAGALAARLAGAVAGPA
- a CDS encoding sigma-70 family RNA polymerase sigma factor, which translates into the protein MATRAVARRQSTSSARAVGGEIADRDLVGMYLDEIARTPLLDAAKEVELSQIIEAGVYAQQILDGAIERDGETPAREELEVLAVEGEHAKEVFIRSNLRLVVAVARRYPRSGLPLLDLIQEGNAGLVRAVEKFDYAKGFKFSTYATWWIRQAITRSIADQSRTIRLPVHLVEELGRIRRVQREFNRENGRDPEHAEIAAELDTTEKRVGDVLDWARDPVSLNMAVDDDGDTQFGDLLEDTSAISPEQSVLSLLRSEELEDLLGKLDQRTASIIKMRYGIDDGRERTLTEVGKQHGLTRERIRQIEKHALLELKKMARDTGFDAVA